The proteins below are encoded in one region of Candidatus Planktophila lacus:
- a CDS encoding class I SAM-dependent methyltransferase gives MATSLADALNEIVEKLGKSDNFVRLVLSGRRRNMQTPNERIHVKPVLIKGEIKYQVALSDGRAMTTKNYSPHEFLKLGLLEAGFANIHLEEKDQSISLRITKKGEALISRASGEFNADLSHDRNKSRLLDPSDPFLIEIGISDSGGKVKASKNDKYLQVEEFLRLLVPSLNSAIEAGHINKPDEKSPLTIVDLGCGHAYLTFAAHQYLRSQGIAVKVIGIDIRESARARNNEIAKKLGISDSIEFRAEEISETTLKSADVAIALHACDTATDDALAWSVMTGAKLVLLAPCCHHDIQAQMVEIPEPWSMITKNGIMKERLGDLITDGLRIQIMKLSGYRVEAIEFIGGEHTPRNLMIRAVKTGAVADSSEEKRYQEMLSLWKVKPALAALLNR, from the coding sequence ATGGCTACGTCGCTCGCTGATGCGCTCAATGAAATCGTAGAGAAGCTCGGTAAATCCGATAACTTTGTCAGACTTGTTCTCTCGGGAAGGCGGCGCAATATGCAGACCCCTAACGAACGAATTCATGTAAAGCCTGTACTAATCAAAGGTGAAATCAAATACCAGGTAGCCCTGAGCGATGGGCGAGCAATGACTACTAAGAATTACTCACCACATGAGTTTCTGAAGTTAGGTCTGCTTGAAGCCGGCTTTGCCAATATCCATCTAGAAGAAAAAGATCAATCAATTTCACTTCGAATCACCAAGAAAGGTGAGGCGCTGATAAGCCGAGCTAGCGGTGAATTTAACGCCGATCTTTCGCATGATCGAAATAAGAGCCGACTGCTTGATCCGTCGGATCCTTTCCTAATCGAAATTGGGATATCAGACTCTGGCGGAAAAGTTAAAGCCAGCAAGAACGATAAATACTTACAGGTGGAAGAGTTTCTTAGACTTTTGGTTCCGTCACTTAATTCGGCAATTGAAGCCGGGCATATTAATAAACCAGATGAGAAAAGCCCATTAACCATCGTCGATCTCGGTTGTGGTCATGCCTACCTAACCTTTGCTGCCCACCAGTACTTACGTAGTCAGGGAATTGCAGTCAAAGTAATTGGTATTGATATTCGCGAAAGCGCACGCGCTAGAAATAATGAAATTGCCAAGAAGTTAGGTATTTCAGATTCGATTGAGTTTAGAGCCGAAGAAATTTCTGAGACAACCCTGAAGAGCGCAGATGTCGCGATTGCACTACACGCCTGCGATACGGCAACTGACGATGCTCTTGCTTGGTCAGTGATGACAGGTGCGAAACTGGTATTGCTTGCCCCATGCTGTCACCACGATATTCAAGCCCAGATGGTTGAGATACCTGAACCTTGGTCAATGATTACCAAGAACGGAATAATGAAGGAGAGATTGGGCGATCTAATAACCGATGGTTTACGGATACAAATAATGAAGCTATCTGGCTATCGCGTGGAAGCAATTGAATTTATTGGGGGAGAGCACACCCCGCGAAATTTGATGATTCGCGCAGTAAAGACGGGCGCAGTTGCCGATTCATCTGAGGAGAAGCGCTATCAGGAGATGCTCTCGCTCTGGAAAGTTAAGCCTGCGCTAGCAGCCCTGCTCAACCGATAG
- the argG gene encoding argininosuccinate synthase gives MSKVLASLPVGEKVGIAFSGGLDTSVAVAWMRDKGAIPCTYTADLGQYDETDIDSVPVRAKEYGAEISRLVDCKTSLVEEGLAAIACGAFHIRSGGKQYFNTTPLGRAVTGTLLVRAMLQDAVEIWGDGSTYKGNDIERFYRYGLLANPNLRIYKPWLDADFVRELGGRKEMSQWLVAHNFPYRDSVEKAYSTDANILGATHEAKDLENLDVSIEIVNPIMGVKFWDSSVAIASEDVKIQFVQGRPVAINGKDFSDVVELMKAANEIGGRHGLGMADQIENRIIEAKSRGIYEAPGMALLFIAYERLLSAIHNEDTIANYHAEGRRLGRLLYEGRWLDPQSLMLRESLQRWVASAVTGEVTIRLRRGDDFSIINTTGPALSYHPEKLSMERTENAAFGPVDRIGQLTMRNLDIADTRAKLEMYRDQGQLGSGEFKLIQEIGEGEKK, from the coding sequence ATGTCTAAAGTGCTTGCATCTCTTCCTGTCGGCGAAAAAGTCGGCATCGCGTTCTCCGGTGGCCTCGATACTTCGGTGGCCGTTGCTTGGATGCGCGACAAGGGTGCGATTCCCTGCACTTACACGGCAGATCTTGGCCAGTATGACGAGACAGATATCGACTCAGTACCAGTTCGCGCAAAAGAATATGGCGCCGAAATATCTCGACTCGTTGATTGCAAAACTTCTCTAGTTGAAGAAGGCCTTGCAGCAATCGCTTGCGGTGCATTCCATATCCGCTCTGGCGGAAAGCAATATTTCAATACAACACCTCTTGGCCGCGCAGTAACCGGCACCTTGTTGGTTCGTGCGATGTTGCAAGATGCAGTTGAAATCTGGGGAGATGGTTCGACTTATAAGGGTAACGATATTGAGCGCTTCTATCGTTACGGTCTATTAGCTAATCCAAATTTGAGAATTTATAAGCCTTGGTTAGATGCTGACTTTGTTCGTGAACTCGGTGGCCGTAAAGAGATGTCCCAATGGCTTGTTGCGCACAATTTTCCATATCGTGACAGCGTTGAAAAAGCTTATTCAACAGATGCCAATATCTTGGGTGCAACGCACGAGGCTAAAGATCTAGAAAACTTAGATGTCTCAATTGAGATCGTAAATCCAATTATGGGCGTTAAATTCTGGGATTCCTCAGTTGCGATCGCATCTGAAGATGTAAAGATCCAATTTGTGCAAGGCCGCCCGGTTGCGATTAACGGAAAAGATTTCAGTGACGTTGTTGAACTCATGAAGGCCGCTAATGAAATTGGTGGTCGCCACGGCCTAGGCATGGCCGATCAGATCGAAAATCGAATCATCGAAGCTAAGAGCCGCGGCATTTACGAAGCTCCAGGTATGGCGCTCTTGTTTATCGCCTACGAGCGTTTGCTAAGTGCAATTCACAATGAAGACACAATTGCTAACTATCACGCAGAAGGTCGCCGCTTAGGTCGCCTGCTGTATGAAGGTCGTTGGTTAGATCCACAATCTTTGATGTTGCGGGAATCATTGCAACGTTGGGTGGCATCTGCCGTTACTGGTGAAGTAACAATTCGCCTGCGTCGCGGCGATGATTTCTCAATCATCAACACAACTGGGCCTGCGCTTAGCTATCACCCTGAAAAATTGTCGATGGAGCGCACTGAAAATGCTGCTTTTGGTCCGGTTGATCGCATTGGTCAGCTGACCATGCGCAACCTTGATATCGCAGACACCCGCGCCAAGCTTGAGATGTACCGCGATCAAGGCCAACTTGGTTCTGGAGAATTTAAGTTGATCCAAGAAATTGGTGAAGGAGAAAAGAAGTAA
- a CDS encoding FKBP-type peptidyl-prolyl cis-trans isomerase produces MKKVLALFAICTLLLTGCGEKEVSASSDNLPTVTTNQGEAPTIGAPAGNPPTTLVTKDIIVGTGAEALPTSTMTVHYTLMTWSNGQLIESSWNGGSPATFPLANVIVGWQQGIPGMKVGGRRLLVIPPDLGYGAQGGGPIGPNETLIFVVDAIGVA; encoded by the coding sequence ATGAAGAAAGTATTAGCACTATTTGCTATTTGTACCCTTTTACTAACCGGATGTGGAGAAAAAGAAGTGAGCGCTTCATCAGATAACTTGCCAACAGTCACAACTAATCAAGGAGAGGCGCCAACAATTGGGGCTCCTGCCGGTAACCCACCAACAACCTTGGTAACAAAAGACATAATCGTCGGCACTGGCGCAGAAGCGCTTCCAACTTCAACCATGACCGTGCATTACACACTTATGACTTGGTCAAATGGTCAGTTAATCGAATCTTCATGGAACGGCGGTTCTCCTGCAACCTTCCCATTGGCAAATGTGATCGTTGGTTGGCAGCAAGGTATTCCGGGAATGAAAGTTGGTGGACGACGTTTGCTAGTTATTCCACCTGATCTAGGTTATGGCGCACAAGGCGGCGGACCAATTGGACCAAATGAAACTCTAATCTTCGTAGTCGATGCGATAGGCGTTGCTTAA
- a CDS encoding sensor histidine kinase — MKKSGSKFAVISIIVTTVLSTLIGGYATLAARSADLAQIDQSLKKVVTRVNAFPSEAISAAILTIEDESLDLTLSLVTQEGDETIINESHLIYPGITDLALVRKGLAGAFTTAKPTEFRFQSASIAGGDYLVIASSLDKLNENFISNLKNLGIFTAGADALAIFFSIYFLRRHNRGLDAQALQRMQRFLGDASHELRTPLTVIKGYNEMLSKGQFTQVSDQARAFSRVSSEIERMESLIHDLLLLAELGESKPVNFAEVDFDELVKAHLNDFQVLNTSRTVTTAIPDDCLVQGSRDHLSRLIQNCLSNILRHTPSDAPVSVSLRNIGKRAELRIEDGGPGLPDSAYGSEIKFMNRFDPSRSRESGGSGLGLSIIAAIVQEHSGELELSKSQLGGLAVTIRIPN, encoded by the coding sequence ATGAAGAAGTCGGGTAGCAAGTTCGCAGTAATCTCAATAATCGTAACAACAGTTCTTTCAACACTTATTGGGGGATATGCAACCCTTGCTGCCCGGAGTGCGGATTTAGCGCAGATCGATCAATCACTTAAAAAAGTTGTAACTAGGGTTAACGCCTTTCCATCGGAGGCAATATCCGCTGCGATCTTGACTATCGAGGATGAAAGTTTGGATTTAACTCTTTCTCTAGTCACGCAAGAGGGCGACGAGACGATCATTAACGAATCTCATTTAATCTACCCAGGTATTACCGATTTAGCTTTGGTAAGAAAGGGTTTGGCTGGCGCTTTCACGACCGCAAAACCTACAGAATTTCGTTTTCAATCAGCGTCAATTGCTGGAGGCGACTATCTAGTAATCGCATCATCACTTGATAAGTTAAACGAAAATTTCATATCAAATTTGAAGAACCTTGGCATATTCACCGCTGGGGCCGATGCGCTAGCTATATTTTTCTCGATCTACTTCTTAAGACGGCACAACCGTGGGTTAGATGCCCAGGCGCTGCAACGTATGCAGAGATTTTTAGGTGATGCTTCGCACGAGTTAAGAACTCCGCTTACCGTCATTAAGGGCTACAACGAGATGCTTAGCAAGGGGCAATTCACGCAAGTTTCAGACCAGGCGCGCGCATTTTCTAGAGTTAGTTCTGAAATTGAGCGGATGGAGAGTTTGATACATGATCTCTTACTTCTTGCCGAACTCGGAGAGAGCAAGCCTGTAAATTTTGCAGAAGTTGATTTCGACGAGCTAGTTAAAGCCCATCTCAATGATTTCCAAGTGTTAAATACCTCGCGGACAGTTACTACTGCAATACCTGATGATTGCTTGGTTCAGGGCTCTCGCGATCATCTAAGTCGCTTAATACAAAATTGTCTTTCAAATATTCTCCGCCATACTCCGAGCGATGCTCCCGTCTCTGTTTCACTTCGCAATATCGGAAAACGCGCAGAGTTAAGGATCGAAGATGGAGGTCCGGGACTACCCGATTCGGCATATGGAAGTGAAATCAAATTTATGAATAGATTCGATCCATCGCGCTCACGCGAAAGTGGCGGTTCAGGCTTGGGTCTGAGCATCATCGCAGCGATAGTTCAAGAACATAGCGGTGAACTTGAACTCAGTAAGAGCCAATTAGGCGGATTAGCAGTAACAATCAGGATTCCGAATTAG